A part of Streptomyces sp. NBC_01497 genomic DNA contains:
- a CDS encoding dihydrolipoamide acetyltransferase family protein, with amino-acid sequence MTTETSAAADFREFKMPDVGEGLTEAEILKWYVTPGETVTDGQVVCEVETAKAAVELPIPYDGVVHELRFEEGTTVDVGAAIITVQVAGAIAPQEAPARSGGDESAPEGAANGTEPAAPARTPVLVGYGVAESSTKRRPRRGAGGVPGQPVPAPPVAAEPVSAAEPEPVPEPVSGERPLAKPPVRKLAKDLGVDLASVLPSGPGGIITREDVHAAAAPAPGQQAPASPGVTAPQPEPAAPTGTPAGQAAAPTAEPAVAAGARETRTPIKGVRKATAAAMVGSAFTAPHVTEFVTVDVTRTVKLVEELKADRDMAGLRVNPLLLIARALIVAIRRNPGINASWDEANQEIVRKHYVNLGIAAATPRGLIVPNIKDAQDKTLPQLAESLADLVATAREGRTSPGAMQGGTVTITNVGVFGIDSGTPILNPGEAAILAVGAIKPQPWVHKGKVKPRQVTTLALSFDHRLVDGELGSKVLADVAAILEQPRRLITWA; translated from the coding sequence ATGACGACTGAAACGTCCGCCGCCGCGGACTTCCGCGAGTTCAAGATGCCCGACGTGGGCGAGGGTCTCACCGAGGCGGAGATCCTCAAGTGGTACGTGACGCCCGGGGAGACGGTCACCGACGGCCAGGTGGTGTGCGAGGTGGAGACGGCGAAGGCCGCCGTCGAGCTGCCCATCCCCTACGACGGTGTCGTGCACGAACTGCGGTTCGAGGAGGGCACGACGGTCGACGTCGGTGCCGCGATCATCACGGTCCAGGTGGCCGGCGCGATCGCCCCGCAGGAGGCTCCCGCGCGCTCCGGCGGGGACGAGAGTGCACCCGAGGGGGCCGCGAACGGCACCGAACCCGCCGCGCCGGCCCGTACCCCCGTCCTGGTCGGCTACGGCGTCGCCGAGTCGTCCACGAAGCGCCGTCCGCGGCGCGGCGCGGGTGGCGTACCGGGGCAGCCCGTGCCGGCGCCGCCGGTCGCGGCCGAGCCGGTGTCGGCGGCCGAGCCGGAACCGGTGCCCGAGCCGGTGAGCGGGGAGCGGCCGCTGGCCAAGCCGCCCGTGCGCAAGCTGGCGAAGGACCTCGGCGTGGATCTCGCGTCGGTCCTGCCGAGCGGTCCCGGCGGGATCATCACCCGCGAGGACGTCCACGCGGCCGCCGCCCCCGCGCCGGGGCAGCAGGCACCGGCCTCCCCTGGGGTGACGGCTCCGCAGCCGGAGCCGGCGGCCCCGACCGGCACGCCGGCCGGTCAGGCAGCGGCACCGACGGCCGAGCCGGCCGTCGCGGCGGGCGCCCGCGAGACCCGCACCCCGATCAAGGGCGTACGCAAGGCCACGGCCGCGGCCATGGTCGGCAGCGCCTTCACCGCGCCGCACGTCACCGAGTTCGTCACGGTGGACGTGACGCGCACGGTGAAGCTGGTCGAGGAGCTGAAGGCCGACCGGGACATGGCGGGCCTGCGGGTCAACCCGCTGCTCCTCATCGCGCGGGCGCTGATCGTCGCGATCCGGCGCAACCCCGGGATCAACGCCTCGTGGGACGAGGCCAACCAGGAGATCGTGCGCAAGCACTACGTGAACCTGGGCATCGCCGCGGCCACCCCGCGCGGGCTGATCGTGCCGAACATCAAGGACGCGCAGGACAAGACGCTGCCGCAGTTGGCCGAGTCCCTCGCCGACCTGGTGGCGACCGCCCGCGAGGGCCGTACGTCACCGGGCGCCATGCAGGGAGGGACCGTCACCATCACCAACGTCGGTGTCTTCGGCATCGACTCCGGCACGCCCATCCTGAACCCCGGTGAGGCCGCGATCCTCGCGGTCGGTGCGATCAAGCCCCAGCCGTGGGTGCACAAGGGCAAGGTGAAGCCGCGTCAGGTCACCACGCTGGCGCTCTCCTTCGACCACCGCCTCGTCGACGGCGAGCTGGGCTCGAAGGTGCTGGCGGACGTCGCCGCGATCCTGG
- a CDS encoding alpha-ketoacid dehydrogenase subunit beta codes for MSSQKIPLAKAINESLRKALETDPKVLIMGEDVGKLGGVFRVTDGLQKDFGEDRVIDTPLAESGIVGTAIGLALRGYRPVVEIQFDGFVFPAYDQIVTQLAKMHARSLGKVKMPIVIRIPYGGGIGAVEHHSESPEALFAHVAGLKVVSPSNASDAYWMMQQAIQTDDPVIFFEPKRRYWDKSEVDAEAIPGPLHGAKVVREGEHLTLAAYGPMVKVCLEAAAAAAEEGKSLEVVDLRSMSPIDFDTLQASVERTRRLVVVHEAPVFYGSGAEIAARITERCFYHLEAPVLRVGGFHTPYPPARLEDEYLPGLDRVLDSVDRSLAY; via the coding sequence ATGAGCAGCCAGAAGATCCCCCTCGCGAAGGCGATCAACGAGTCCCTGCGCAAGGCCCTGGAGACCGACCCCAAGGTCCTCATCATGGGTGAGGACGTCGGAAAGCTCGGCGGCGTCTTCCGCGTCACCGACGGCCTCCAGAAGGACTTCGGCGAGGACCGGGTCATCGACACCCCGCTGGCCGAGTCCGGCATCGTCGGCACGGCGATCGGTCTCGCGCTGCGCGGCTACCGGCCGGTCGTGGAGATCCAGTTCGACGGCTTCGTCTTCCCCGCGTACGACCAGATCGTCACGCAGCTCGCGAAGATGCACGCCCGCTCGCTCGGCAAGGTCAAGATGCCGATCGTCATCCGCATCCCGTACGGCGGCGGCATCGGCGCGGTGGAGCACCACAGCGAGTCCCCCGAGGCGCTGTTCGCGCACGTCGCGGGGTTGAAGGTCGTCTCGCCCTCGAACGCGTCGGACGCGTACTGGATGATGCAGCAGGCCATCCAGACCGACGACCCGGTCATCTTCTTCGAGCCGAAGCGGCGCTACTGGGACAAGAGCGAGGTCGACGCCGAGGCGATCCCCGGCCCGCTGCACGGCGCGAAGGTCGTGCGCGAGGGTGAGCACCTGACGCTCGCCGCGTACGGGCCGATGGTGAAGGTGTGCCTGGAGGCCGCCGCGGCGGCCGCCGAGGAGGGCAAGTCGCTGGAGGTCGTGGACCTGCGGTCGATGTCCCCGATCGACTTCGACACGCTGCAGGCGTCCGTGGAGCGCACCCGCCGGCTCGTGGTCGTCCACGAGGCCCCGGTCTTCTACGGCTCGGGCGCGGAGATCGCCGCCCGGATCACGGAGCGCTGCTTCTACCACCTGGAAGCACCCGTGCTGCGGGTCGGCGGCTTCCACACCCCGTACCCGCCGGCCCGGCTGGAAGACGAGTACCTGCCGGGCCTCGACCGCGTGCTCGACTCCGTCGACCGCTCGCTGGCGTACTGA
- the pdhA gene encoding pyruvate dehydrogenase (acetyl-transferring) E1 component subunit alpha, whose protein sequence is MTVESTTARKPRSGEAAQDAGAGRKTTRAAAATPAGTAKTAKTARSAKTAKSAGTSRANGTPGTAAGGRTPAGSRSRGTSGTAGTDAHGAAETAERDDELVQLLTPEGERVARPDYDEYVADLTPESFRDLYRDMVLTRRFDGEATQLQRQGELGLWASLLGQEAAQIGSGRALNDDDYVFPTYREHGVAWCRGVDPVNLLGMFRGVNNGGWDPNSNNFHLYTIVIGSQTLHATGYAMGVAKDGAGSAVIAYFGDGASSQGDVAEAFTFSAVYNAPVVFFCQNNQWAISEPTERQTRVPLYQRARGYGFPGVRVDGNDVLACLAVTRAALEHSRGGAGPMLVEAFTYRMGAHTTSDDPSKYRSDEEREAWTAKDPILRLRRYLEREGYADDAFFAQLEEESEALGRRVREAVRSMPDPDVMAIFDNAYADGSSLVDEERRAFAAYQASFDEGPDGSAAAGAGAEGGK, encoded by the coding sequence GTGACCGTGGAGAGCACCACCGCGCGGAAACCGCGAAGCGGCGAGGCGGCGCAGGACGCCGGAGCGGGCAGGAAGACGACCCGCGCCGCGGCGGCCACGCCGGCCGGGACCGCGAAGACGGCGAAGACCGCCAGGTCGGCGAAGACCGCGAAGAGCGCCGGAACGTCCAGGGCCAACGGGACGCCGGGGACGGCCGCGGGCGGCAGGACACCGGCGGGCAGCCGCAGCCGGGGCACCAGCGGCACCGCGGGGACCGACGCGCACGGCGCCGCGGAGACCGCCGAGCGCGACGACGAGCTCGTGCAGCTGCTCACCCCCGAGGGTGAGCGCGTGGCCCGTCCGGACTACGACGAGTACGTCGCCGACCTGACGCCCGAATCGTTCCGGGACCTGTACCGCGACATGGTGCTGACCCGCCGCTTCGACGGCGAGGCCACCCAGCTCCAGCGGCAGGGCGAGCTCGGCCTGTGGGCCTCCCTGCTCGGCCAGGAGGCCGCGCAGATCGGCTCGGGCCGCGCCCTGAACGACGACGACTACGTCTTCCCCACGTACCGCGAGCACGGTGTCGCCTGGTGCCGGGGCGTCGACCCGGTGAACCTGCTCGGCATGTTCCGCGGCGTGAACAACGGCGGCTGGGACCCGAACAGTAACAACTTCCACCTGTACACGATCGTCATCGGCTCGCAGACCCTGCACGCCACCGGCTACGCCATGGGCGTCGCCAAGGACGGCGCGGGCTCCGCCGTGATCGCGTACTTCGGCGACGGCGCGTCCAGCCAGGGCGACGTCGCCGAGGCGTTCACCTTCTCGGCCGTCTACAACGCGCCGGTCGTCTTCTTCTGCCAGAACAACCAGTGGGCCATCTCCGAGCCCACCGAGCGCCAGACCCGGGTGCCGCTCTACCAGCGCGCCCGCGGCTACGGCTTCCCCGGCGTGCGGGTCGACGGCAACGACGTGCTGGCCTGCCTGGCCGTCACCCGGGCCGCGCTCGAACACAGCCGGGGCGGCGCGGGCCCGATGCTGGTCGAGGCGTTCACGTACCGCATGGGCGCGCACACCACGTCCGACGACCCGTCGAAGTACCGCTCCGACGAGGAGCGCGAGGCGTGGACCGCCAAGGACCCCATCCTCCGGCTGCGCAGGTACCTGGAGCGGGAGGGGTACGCGGACGACGCCTTCTTCGCCCAGTTGGAGGAGGAGAGCGAGGCCCTCGGCCGGCGGGTGCGTGAGGCCGTGCGGTCCATGCCCGACCCGGATGTGATGGCCATCTTCGACAACGCCTACGCGGACGGCAGTTCGCTGGTGGACGAGGAGCGCAGGGCGTTCGCCGCGTACCAGGCGTCCTTCGACGAAGGACCTGACGGGTCCGCCGCCGCGGGCGCCGGCGCCGAGGGAGGCAAGTGA
- a CDS encoding response regulator transcription factor has translation MEEKDKITVFLLDDHEVVRRGVYELLSVEDDIEVVGEAGTVADALVRIPATRPDVAVLDVRLPDGSGVEVCREIRSRDEDIKCLMLTSFADDEALFDAIMAGASGYVLKAIRGSELLTAVRDVAAGRSLLDPVATARVLERLRGGDNPRTNDKLANLTDQERKILDLIGEGLTNRVIGERLHLAEKTIKNYVSGLLSKLGMERRSQAAAYVARLQAEKR, from the coding sequence GTGGAAGAAAAGGACAAAATTACCGTATTCCTCCTGGATGACCATGAGGTCGTCCGACGGGGTGTCTACGAGCTGCTGTCCGTGGAGGATGACATCGAGGTCGTGGGCGAGGCCGGGACGGTCGCCGACGCGCTCGTACGGATTCCGGCCACCCGCCCCGACGTGGCGGTACTGGACGTCCGCCTGCCGGACGGCAGCGGCGTCGAGGTGTGCCGGGAGATCCGCTCCCGCGACGAGGACATCAAGTGCCTGATGCTCACGTCCTTCGCCGACGACGAGGCGCTGTTCGACGCGATCATGGCCGGTGCCTCGGGTTACGTCCTGAAGGCCATCCGCGGCAGCGAGCTGCTGACGGCCGTACGGGACGTGGCCGCGGGCCGGTCCCTGCTCGACCCGGTGGCGACGGCGCGGGTGCTGGAGCGGCTGCGGGGCGGCGACAACCCGCGGACGAACGACAAGCTCGCGAACCTCACCGACCAGGAGCGCAAGATCCTCGACCTGATCGGCGAGGGCCTGACGAACCGGGTGATCGGTGAGCGCCTGCACCTCGCCGAGAAAACGATCAAGAACTATGTGTCGGGCCTGCTGTCCAAGCTCGGCATGGAGCGGCGCTCGCAGGCGGCGGCCTACGTGGCCCGCCTCCAGGCGGAGAAGCGCTGA
- a CDS encoding pyridoxamine 5'-phosphate oxidase family protein: protein MPTEVPDATEASEATALLARVPYGRLAATLRALPFVAPARHVVLPDGLLLRMHRGLGYHRACSGTVVAYGADNLTQQNVDAASGSVWSVQCIGTATIVRPTDEERALFGPPPPLVDGERFDAVHLRLVPELTTVHRLGPGSGPSTERQGHHVASTII, encoded by the coding sequence ATGCCCACCGAAGTTCCTGACGCGACCGAAGCCTCCGAGGCGACCGCGCTGCTGGCGCGTGTCCCGTACGGAAGGCTCGCGGCGACCCTGCGGGCCCTGCCCTTCGTCGCTCCTGCCCGCCATGTCGTCCTGCCGGACGGCCTTCTGCTGCGCATGCACCGGGGCCTCGGCTATCACCGCGCGTGCAGCGGCACCGTGGTCGCGTACGGGGCCGACAACCTGACGCAGCAGAACGTCGACGCGGCGTCCGGCTCCGTCTGGTCCGTGCAGTGCATCGGCACCGCGACGATCGTCCGGCCCACGGACGAGGAACGCGCCCTCTTCGGCCCGCCGCCCCCGCTGGTGGACGGTGAGCGGTTCGATGCGGTCCACCTGCGGCTCGTGCCGGAGCTGACGACGGTGCACCGGTTGGGCCCCGGTTCCGGGCCGAGCACAGAGCGACAGGGTCATCACGTAGCGTCAACTATCATCTGA
- a CDS encoding phosphotransferase — translation MGALLRRYRGAGEPLSCEPVTQGLLNRGYRLVTTRGSYFLKHHLDGDRDAIVRQHRATQRLQELGLPVAPPVEGTDGGTVAVIGGHCYALHPWIDGRHRDGAQLTVRASSRLGALLGLVHTCLDHVMDAAPGDAEGDAGASGDAAADRGAHPARGPGSRTLPASDAGPGRDRRPGAASGTASGTAPYARYESRDPALTYQEISQLLALARGHRPGDAFDELAAHRLTERRALLERHAHRRPPPGAEPAPGWVHGDFHPLNLLYRGVEPAAIVDWDRLAVQPRAEEAVRAAAIFFVRPTGQLELRKVRAYATAYRRAAGVDARELAAAVHRVWWERLNDFWILRWRYVRHDSRADPQFAAVSALAVWWTKEYEAVREAFTA, via the coding sequence ATCGGGGCCCTGTTACGGCGCTACCGCGGCGCGGGCGAGCCCCTCTCCTGCGAGCCCGTCACCCAGGGTCTGCTCAACCGCGGGTACCGGCTGGTGACCACACGCGGCTCCTACTTCCTCAAGCACCACCTGGACGGCGACCGGGACGCGATCGTCCGCCAGCACCGCGCCACCCAGCGCCTACAGGAACTGGGCCTGCCCGTCGCGCCGCCCGTCGAGGGCACGGACGGCGGCACGGTCGCCGTGATCGGCGGCCACTGCTACGCCCTGCACCCCTGGATCGACGGCAGGCACCGCGACGGTGCCCAGCTCACCGTCCGGGCCTCCTCGCGCCTCGGCGCCCTGCTGGGGCTCGTGCACACCTGCCTCGACCACGTGATGGACGCTGCTCCGGGTGACGCGGAAGGGGACGCCGGTGCCTCCGGCGACGCGGCAGCGGACAGGGGCGCCCATCCCGCTCGCGGACCGGGATCCCGTACGTTGCCCGCGTCCGACGCCGGGCCCGGCCGCGACCGGCGGCCCGGGGCCGCCTCTGGCACGGCGTCCGGCACCGCGCCATACGCCCGCTACGAGAGCAGGGACCCCGCCCTGACCTACCAGGAGATCTCCCAGCTGCTCGCGCTGGCGCGCGGCCACCGCCCGGGCGACGCGTTCGACGAACTGGCCGCCCACCGCCTCACGGAGCGGCGCGCGCTGCTGGAACGCCACGCCCACCGCAGGCCGCCGCCCGGAGCGGAACCCGCCCCCGGCTGGGTGCACGGTGACTTCCACCCGCTGAACCTGCTCTACCGGGGCGTGGAACCGGCCGCGATCGTCGACTGGGACCGGCTGGCGGTCCAGCCGCGCGCCGAGGAGGCCGTACGGGCCGCCGCCATCTTCTTCGTACGGCCGACGGGCCAGCTGGAGCTGCGGAAGGTACGCGCGTACGCGACGGCGTACCGGCGCGCGGCCGGCGTGGACGCGCGGGAACTCGCCGCCGCCGTGCACCGGGTGTGGTGGGAGCGCCTGAACGACTTCTGGATACTGCGCTGGCGCTACGTGCGCCACGACAGCAGGGCCGACCCGCAGTTCGCCGCCGTATCGGCCCTCGCGGTGTGGTGGACGAAGGAGTACGAGGCGGTGCGCGAGGCCTTCACCGCCTGA
- a CDS encoding protein kinase domain-containing protein, translating into MAPEPEAGGGGTPDAGDSWGIGGLVGDGRYRMSHRLGRGGMAEVFAAEDVRLGRTVAVKLLRSDLAEDPVAKARFTREAQSVAGLNHHAVVAVYDSGEDTVGGRTVPYIVMELVEGRTIRDLLLNADAPPPEQALIIVSGVLEALAYSHQHGIVHRDIKPANVIITDAGAVKVMDFGIARALHGAQSTMTQTGMVMGTPQYLSPEQALGKAVDHRSDLYATGCLLYELLAQRPPFVGETPLSVVYQHVQDIPVPPSEISAGSPPELDGLVMRSLAKEPDDRFQSAEEMRGLVQYGLQMLQQQGGYTGTWNTGAVGTHGQAATSALGGVAATSAMGQGTGYGAGGYGAYGETAQRPLLPPTNPNDGGYNGYDESGAGGSGGRGRGKMLLFVALALVAIVGGVAFAVNTMTKNNTSPDDNSPAPSVSRSHTTDPPTPSDDQSQSDQQSDDSSSGGDGGTSNYPPSDNQSYPSHSQDTKPSDEPSKPADSGTTGGGAAVGGATGPSDKPSPTTGGGDGSTDDGGTTTTDGGATDGGTGDTTAGNGTTGTGSTGTDTSAGGTAGNTINGALSTSH; encoded by the coding sequence ATGGCACCCGAACCCGAAGCAGGCGGCGGCGGAACGCCGGATGCTGGGGACTCCTGGGGCATCGGCGGGCTGGTCGGCGACGGCCGGTACCGCATGAGCCACCGCCTGGGCCGCGGCGGTATGGCGGAGGTGTTCGCCGCCGAGGACGTACGGCTCGGCCGCACCGTGGCCGTCAAGCTGCTGCGCTCCGATCTGGCCGAGGACCCTGTCGCGAAGGCGCGGTTCACGCGCGAGGCGCAGTCGGTGGCCGGGCTCAACCACCACGCGGTGGTCGCGGTCTACGACTCCGGTGAGGACACCGTGGGCGGCCGGACCGTCCCCTACATCGTGATGGAGCTGGTCGAGGGCCGCACCATCCGCGACCTGCTGCTCAACGCGGACGCCCCGCCGCCGGAGCAGGCGCTGATCATCGTCTCCGGCGTGCTGGAGGCGCTGGCGTACTCGCACCAGCACGGCATCGTCCACCGCGACATCAAGCCGGCGAACGTGATCATCACGGACGCGGGCGCGGTCAAGGTCATGGACTTCGGCATCGCCCGCGCCCTGCACGGCGCGCAGTCGACGATGACGCAGACCGGCATGGTCATGGGCACGCCCCAGTACCTCTCGCCCGAGCAGGCGCTCGGCAAGGCGGTCGACCACCGCAGCGACCTGTACGCGACGGGCTGCCTGCTGTACGAACTGCTGGCGCAGCGCCCGCCGTTCGTCGGCGAGACCCCGCTGTCCGTGGTCTACCAGCACGTCCAGGACATTCCGGTGCCGCCGTCGGAGATCTCCGCGGGCAGCCCGCCGGAGCTGGACGGCCTGGTGATGCGGTCGCTGGCGAAGGAGCCCGACGACCGGTTCCAGAGCGCGGAGGAGATGCGCGGGCTCGTCCAGTACGGGCTCCAGATGCTCCAGCAGCAGGGCGGCTACACCGGTACGTGGAACACCGGCGCCGTCGGCACGCACGGCCAGGCCGCCACTTCGGCGCTCGGCGGCGTCGCGGCGACCAGCGCGATGGGCCAGGGCACCGGGTACGGCGCCGGTGGGTACGGGGCGTACGGGGAGACGGCGCAGCGCCCGCTGCTGCCGCCCACGAATCCCAACGACGGCGGCTACAACGGCTACGACGAGAGCGGTGCGGGCGGCTCGGGCGGTCGCGGGCGCGGCAAGATGCTGCTGTTCGTCGCCCTGGCGCTGGTCGCGATCGTCGGCGGCGTGGCCTTCGCGGTGAACACCATGACCAAGAACAACACGTCGCCGGACGACAACAGCCCGGCGCCGTCCGTCTCGCGTTCCCACACGACGGACCCCCCGACGCCGAGCGACGACCAGTCCCAGTCCGACCAGCAGTCGGACGATTCGTCGAGCGGCGGGGACGGGGGCACCTCCAACTACCCGCCCTCCGACAACCAGTCGTACCCGTCGCACTCGCAGGACACGAAGCCCTCGGACGAGCCCTCCAAGCCGGCGGACTCCGGCACCACGGGCGGCGGAGCCGCGGTCGGCGGAGCAACGGGTCCCTCGGACAAGCCGTCCCCGACGACCGGTGGTGGTGACGGCTCGACGGACGACGGCGGCACGACCACGACCGACGGCGGCGCGACCGACGGCGGTACGGGCGACACCACCGCGGGGAACGGCACCACGGGCACCGGGAGCACCGGCACCGACACCTCGGCCGGCGGCACCGCGGGCAACACCATCAACGGGGCGCTCTCCACCAGCCACTGA
- a CDS encoding protein kinase domain-containing protein produces the protein MSQDGAQGGEVGASLAGGRYQLRNLLGQGGMASVYLAYDAALDRQVAIKTLHSELGREQSFRERFRREAQAVAKLSHPNIVSVFDTGEDELAGALMPYIVMEYVEGEPLGSALQSDITQYGAMPAEKALKITADVLAALETSHEMGLVHRDIKPGNVMINRRGVVKVMDFGIARAMQSGVTSMTQTGMVVGTPQYLSPEQALGRGVDARSDLYSVGIMLFQLLTGRLPFDADSPLAIAYAHVQEEPPKPSDINRSVTRGADALVARALRKNPNERFPSAATMREECLRVLPSAGQAAAPVIVQGAPQQNSGSGVGSAVFPPVNQAQAAPPATGPGPYGVQTPYQPGPYGAPAPAPGPVPMPQQGYGYPQAHPAQQGGLPPTPPPYTISPGPTGNGAGGPGSGRRKTPLVIGAVVALAAIGGIVFAVLPGSGHSTDDKATGKKSGSPSAASYRAPEPDRTMNSDACTDAYQDYDDAKKVDAPDFRYKDIRSVKACMNKVGWTVKEQDIANGAYADGQVLEQYPAPGDPVDPKNQVFDLKISTGRTE, from the coding sequence ATGAGTCAGGACGGCGCGCAGGGCGGGGAAGTGGGTGCCTCCCTCGCGGGTGGCCGGTATCAGCTCCGGAACCTGCTCGGGCAGGGCGGCATGGCGTCCGTGTACCTCGCCTACGACGCGGCGCTCGACCGCCAGGTCGCGATCAAGACGCTCCACTCCGAACTGGGCCGCGAGCAGTCCTTCCGTGAACGTTTCCGGCGCGAGGCACAGGCCGTGGCCAAGCTCTCGCACCCCAACATCGTCTCCGTCTTCGACACCGGCGAGGACGAACTCGCCGGCGCGCTCATGCCGTACATCGTCATGGAGTACGTGGAGGGGGAGCCGCTCGGCTCCGCGCTCCAGTCGGACATCACGCAGTACGGGGCGATGCCGGCCGAGAAGGCCCTGAAGATCACGGCCGACGTACTGGCGGCGCTGGAGACCAGTCACGAGATGGGCCTCGTCCACCGGGACATCAAGCCCGGAAACGTGATGATCAACCGCCGCGGCGTGGTCAAGGTGATGGACTTCGGCATCGCCCGTGCCATGCAGTCGGGCGTCACGTCGATGACGCAGACCGGCATGGTCGTCGGCACCCCCCAGTACCTCTCCCCCGAGCAGGCCCTCGGCCGGGGCGTCGACGCCCGCTCCGACCTGTACTCGGTCGGCATCATGCTGTTCCAGTTGCTCACCGGACGGCTGCCGTTCGACGCCGACTCGCCCCTCGCCATCGCGTACGCGCACGTGCAGGAGGAGCCGCCCAAGCCCTCCGACATCAACCGGTCGGTCACCCGGGGCGCCGACGCGCTGGTCGCGCGGGCCCTGCGGAAGAACCCGAACGAGCGCTTTCCGAGCGCGGCCACGATGCGCGAGGAGTGCCTGCGGGTACTGCCGTCCGCCGGGCAGGCCGCGGCCCCGGTGATCGTGCAGGGCGCGCCGCAGCAGAACAGCGGCTCGGGCGTGGGATCCGCGGTGTTCCCGCCCGTGAACCAGGCGCAGGCGGCGCCGCCCGCGACGGGACCGGGACCGTACGGCGTCCAGACGCCGTACCAGCCGGGCCCCTACGGGGCACCGGCACCCGCCCCGGGGCCCGTCCCCATGCCGCAGCAGGGTTACGGATACCCGCAGGCCCACCCGGCGCAGCAGGGCGGCCTGCCGCCCACCCCGCCCCCGTACACGATCTCCCCGGGGCCCACGGGCAACGGGGCGGGCGGCCCCGGGAGCGGGCGGCGCAAGACCCCCCTCGTCATCGGCGCGGTGGTCGCGCTCGCCGCGATCGGCGGGATCGTCTTCGCCGTCCTGCCCGGGAGCGGCCACAGCACCGACGACAAGGCGACCGGCAAGAAGAGCGGCAGCCCCTCCGCCGCGAGCTACCGGGCACCCGAGCCCGACCGGACCATGAACTCGGACGCCTGCACCGACGCCTACCAGGACTACGACGACGCGAAGAAGGTCGACGCCCCGGACTTCCGCTACAAGGACATCCGGTCGGTCAAGGCCTGCATGAACAAGGTCGGCTGGACGGTCAAGGAACAGGACATCGCCAACGGCGCGTACGCGGACGGCCAGGTGCTGGAGCAGTACCCGGCACCGGGCGACCCGGTCGACCCGAAGAACCAGGTGTTCGACCTGAAGATCTCGACGGGCCGTACGGAGTAG
- a CDS encoding PadR family transcriptional regulator — protein MSIRHGLLALLEEGPRYGSQLRSDFESRTGATWPLNVGQVYTTLSRLERDGMVVHEGADDAGHTVYTITDLGRDELASWFRTPVDRNNPPRDELAIKLAMAVGTPGVDIREVIQAQRHHTLQAMQDYTRLKAQALEPPPRARDEVAWLLVLEQLIFQTEAEARWLDHCEARLVRLSLLPKAPAQDGRAASPLDAPSSPTSAHGGPGTGSATPPSPSAPASPRGTSAS, from the coding sequence ATGTCGATTCGCCACGGGCTTCTGGCCCTGCTCGAAGAGGGCCCTCGCTACGGCTCCCAGCTGCGCTCGGACTTCGAGAGCCGCACCGGTGCCACCTGGCCGCTCAACGTCGGGCAGGTCTACACGACCCTCAGCCGCCTCGAACGCGACGGCATGGTCGTCCACGAGGGCGCGGACGACGCCGGGCACACCGTCTACACCATCACGGACCTGGGCCGGGACGAACTCGCGTCCTGGTTCCGTACACCCGTCGACCGCAACAACCCGCCCCGCGACGAACTCGCGATCAAGCTCGCCATGGCCGTGGGCACCCCGGGCGTGGACATCAGGGAGGTCATCCAGGCGCAACGCCACCACACCCTGCAGGCGATGCAGGACTACACGCGGCTCAAGGCCCAGGCGCTCGAACCGCCGCCCCGCGCCCGCGACGAGGTCGCCTGGCTGCTCGTGCTCGAACAGCTCATCTTCCAGACCGAGGCCGAGGCCCGCTGGCTCGACCACTGCGAGGCCCGCCTCGTCCGGCTCTCGCTGCTGCCGAAGGCACCGGCGCAGGACGGGCGGGCCGCCTCGCCGCTCGACGCCCCGTCGTCCCCCACGTCCGCGCACGGGGGACCGGGGACCGGCTCAGCGACCCCGCCGTCCCCTTCCGCCCCGGCCTCACCCCGGGGCACCTCCGCGTCCTGA